From Streptomyces yatensis, one genomic window encodes:
- a CDS encoding M28 family metallopeptidase: MKRIVSFRRGTLAAATGAALTAALLTGASGAGATVTNQAAAPDVDVAAVKADLGELQSIADANGGNRAHGRPGYQKSVDFIKGKLDEAGFTTSVQEFTSGGKKGYNLIADWKGGDEGKVVMAGSHLDSVEAGPGINDNGSGSAAILEVALAVAKADLQPTNHLRFAWWGDEEDGMVGSTHYVDSLADDDKSKIDSYLNFDMLGSPNPGYFVYDDDPELEKVFTDWYSAKNISTDPETEGDGRSDHAPFKDAGVRVGGLFTGAEATMSQEQADKWGGKAGEAFDPCYHSACDKTSNIDDKALDLNTDAIANAIWTLSS; the protein is encoded by the coding sequence GTGAAGCGAATAGTGTCATTTCGCCGCGGGACCCTCGCGGCGGCAACCGGTGCCGCGCTCACCGCGGCCCTGCTGACCGGCGCCTCCGGCGCCGGGGCCACCGTCACCAACCAGGCCGCCGCCCCCGACGTGGACGTCGCGGCGGTCAAGGCCGACCTGGGCGAACTGCAGTCCATCGCGGACGCCAACGGCGGCAACCGCGCCCATGGCCGGCCCGGCTACCAGAAGTCCGTGGACTTCATCAAGGGCAAGCTGGACGAGGCCGGATTCACCACCTCCGTGCAGGAGTTCACCTCCGGCGGCAAGAAGGGCTACAACCTCATCGCCGACTGGAAGGGCGGCGACGAGGGCAAGGTGGTGATGGCCGGATCCCATCTCGACTCGGTCGAGGCCGGCCCCGGCATCAACGACAACGGTTCCGGCTCTGCCGCGATCCTCGAGGTCGCGCTCGCCGTGGCCAAGGCCGACCTCCAGCCCACCAACCACCTGCGGTTCGCCTGGTGGGGCGACGAGGAGGACGGCATGGTCGGCTCGACGCACTACGTCGACAGCCTGGCGGACGACGACAAGTCGAAGATCGACTCCTATCTCAACTTCGACATGCTCGGCTCCCCCAACCCGGGCTACTTCGTCTATGACGACGACCCGGAGCTGGAGAAGGTCTTCACCGACTGGTACTCCGCGAAGAACATCTCCACCGACCCGGAGACCGAGGGCGACGGCCGCTCGGACCACGCCCCGTTCAAGGACGCGGGGGTGCGGGTCGGCGGTCTGTTCACCGGCGCCGAGGCCACCATGAGCCAGGAGCAGGCCGACAAGTGGGGCGGCAAGGCGGGCGAGGCGTTCGACCCGTGCTACCACTCCGCCTGCGACAAGACGTCGAACATCGACGACAAGGCGCTGGACCTGAACACCGACGCCATCGCCAACGCGATCTGGACGCTCAGCTCCTGA